A stretch of DNA from Hippoglossus stenolepis isolate QCI-W04-F060 chromosome 16, HSTE1.2, whole genome shotgun sequence:
GGAGTCACTTCACCAAACAACGGTTCCTGATTATCCAGAGAACATCACAAAGCTCTCTAAGCGAAGCGAGTACATTGTTAAAGGTAATCGATTTAAGAGAGATTAAATatatcaataatgaaaaatacaactACAtaatcttcctctctccctgtaCTCCATTTTGTCTTACAGCAAGTTACGGAGACAGTGAGTGCAAGTGCAGCCACACGTCATGTAGCATCTTCAAGGAGGCCTATTACTACCTGTACCCCTTCAATATCGAGTACAGTCTCTTTGCCTCGGCCATGGCCTACGTGATGTGGAAAAATGTAAGTCGAGTAGCTGACGAACACGGACACCACAAAATCAAATTCAGCCTGAAGGATATATTCCTCGGCCCCGTGACAGGAGTTCTCTTAGTTGTGGCAGGTCTGGCAACCTTCATCACATATGAGATGGAAATGCAAAAGGAAAGCAGTGATGACGATGATAATGAGAAGGCCGTGATGATGCACTTCGTCATGAATATCGTCATCGTGAGCTTGATGTCCATTTCGACTGTGATTGGCTGCGCGATCCACAAGGTCGACCACAGGGAGCATGTTTCTGAGAAAAACCCCACGCGCAGCTTAGATGTGGGGCTGCTGGTGGGAGCCTCACTGGGACAGTTCATCATCAGCTATTACACCATCGTAGCCATGGTCGCAACTGAGGCCAAAGGCTACTTGAACAGGCTCAACCTGGCTTGGGCTATCCTGATGGTGATCCAGCTCGGCCTGCAGAACTTTTTCATAATCGAGGGGCTGCATCGGGAGCCCTTCCACGAAGTGCAAACAGTCACTGTGGTTTTAAATCCATATGTGCTACAGCCAGGCAAAGAGCTGAGCAGCCTTGAAGAATCAGACATGGAAAAAAAGCCAAACCCTGCATCCACAGAGCACGGCCTGCACGGCCTGCACGGCCACGCGGCTGAGCACAGACCCAAACTGTCATGGAAGAGACGGGTGCTGAAGgaggtctgtgtgtttctgctgctgggaAACGTCATAGTAAGTACCACTCACCCTCGCTGCCTCAGGATCACTGTTTCAGAATTCACCAAATACTCAACCTGCTCTGTCGTTCCTTTCTCTCACAGCTGTGGATCATGCCGGCGTTCGGTGCTCGTCCCCAGTTCGACCACGACACCGAAACTGAATTCTACAACTTCAACATGTGGGCTGCTGTGGTCAATGTTGGACTTCCTTTTGGGATCTTTTACCGCATGCATTCAGTCGCCAGTCTGTTTGAGGTTTTTATGACCTCGTAACACTGCAGGAGGAGCAAAGATGTCGGGCCAACTGTTTTGaaattttaaaactgttttgtaCAAATTGTAGATGTACTTTGTTCTGATGATGCTCTGTTATTTCTCTATAATGACGTAATGagttctctctgtctgttaaGTACTCACTCACTTTGATGTTGCTCATTAAGTTATAGCCTGTATAtttgacaatgaaaatgtattcGGAATACTATTATCACAAAAATATTGAAGTTAACCTTGTGCAATTTAATGCTTCATGCTGTATGTTCACAAAATAAAGGCAAGCAATAAAATAAGCTGAAGGAAAGGGAATGATTTATTGccatatatattattattatcattattattattattattattattattagtagtagtagtaataatagtagtattagtattattattatcatgctGCTTAATAAAAGGAAATTCAGATTGCTGGTATCTAGTCTAGCCAACTTTAAagacaggtttttatttgagcTGAACACAATTGATCATGATGTGTTGGCTCGTCTGTAGATAATTAATCTGTAACTATTTTTGATTGACAAAGAATTGGTCACGTCTCATACTCCAGCCtgcacatttagtttttcttacaTTAAAGTAAAACGAATATCTTTTTTGGACTGTTGGACATATTTCAGGAGACTTAATAGGCACGTTGGATGATTTTCCAGTTGTATGAACCAAATATTATTGAATCTATCAAGAAATCACGCAGCAGATTGATATAAAGCTCATGACAGAATGAACTAATACAAACAGCCAATTAATCAAACGCTGTAAATGAACATTTGACCAAAGTCTCTGAAACAACCAACATGACTAAAGTACAAGTGGCCaactcatttatatttaaacaataatCCAAAAGTTGGTAGCAAAGGCTTACCTTTGAGTCAGGCATGTCTCAAGCCACACTCACCTGGGGTCCTTAGCACACGGGTTTGTTTATAACCACGTCACCAGGAAGTACATCCTGAACTGTCCCAATTCAAAATGCAGAGACAGGTAATCGGACAATAAATTAGATTTAGTGACACTTAATCgtaacattttttgtttgaataTGGTGCTGACATGCTTGGTTAATATCGCAGACTCAAACATTCACGACTTTGTCGGATTTAAAATACGAACTTAGCTAAAAGAACAAGTGGCGAGCTCGGTTTGTTAGCGGTAGCGTCAACATGCTAATGTTTGTAAATCCCCAGGACTCCCAGGAGGCGCCTCTGTTCGGGGAGGATTACGACCACAACAGTCCACGGAAATCAAGAATCAAGTGAGACGTTGGTAGTAAACTGTGTTTTTGGGCAAATGTTTCACTTCAAACTCTCCAGACTCAAGCGACAACCTGTGTGTTGCAGACATCCTCTGGCTTCTTTCTTCCACCTCTTCTTCCGAACAAGTGCCATTTTGATCTACTTGCTGTGTGACGTCATCAGCAGTCGTTTCATCGTCTCGATGGtcgccatcatcctcctgcTGTCATGTGACTTCTGGACTGTGAAGGTGAGCATCCCAGGTTGGGGTTTTCCACCGTGGATATAATTATATTGTATAAACTGAGCTCATCTGCCAGTGATTTCTTTTGATTTGTTGATAAATAGTTACGTTTTAGTTTGTGTGTCCCATTCCCATTATGAATCCACACAGTCCAAAGTTAGGCACTAACATTGCTTATCcttaacatgcctgatttttttttttcatcaagatccatgaattattctctcagAATTTGACAATCAAAAAACCCCtcttggatccgccccctgatccggagcTGCTCCAAATTTGATTGGTTCCTTCATCTCCCATACCGCTTCCTTTCACTTTGTCCAGTTTACTAACATATAATCAAGCAAGCGAACACATAACAGACAAAAAACGTAACTTATTCGGTGGAGGTAACTATAGCTGTGAcaaaattaaagacaaaaattaCATATTCACGATATATAAAGCTACTATGACAGAATATGTATATTTCACGTtcaatattctgtatttttgtttgaaaaatgccAAAAAAGATTAGTTGATTATCTTCCAATGaactttatgtttgatttttttcatcaattaaCTAATAATATTAGTtaattagtaaaaaaaatgtccactgtttctgcttttctttttttagtgaATCGTTGTACAAGTTTGTAATGAATATGATGTTTATGACAGTAACAAGTATTTTTCCAGAACGTATCTGGCAGGTTGCTGGTCGGTCTTCGGTGGTGGAATCAGGTGGATAAAGATGGAGGCAGCCACTGGGTGTTTGAGTCGAGGAAGGTAAGCAGAAGAGTGGGCTGGTGTTTGCACAGAAGATAATGATGGCAAGATATGGTGTTTGTAGTCTGGTGTGGTGGATCTATCACCATATAATATAACTACATGGCCTTAATAGACAATTAAAGGTCGTGTAACATAAAACAATTGCACTGtcctccttgtttccttttgttagCCGACACACGGTGTGAACACAACATCCAGTGCTGATTCACGGATCTTCTGGCTCGGACTTATCGTGTTCCCCATCCTTTGGTTCATCCTggtgttcagcgccatcttctCCTTTAAGATTAAATGGCTGGTCAGTTCAGAATCTCTGTCTGTTAATTTCTCTCAGTTTAAATAGctgcacagacattttttgtttatgtctcgttcctgtttgtgatttttatttttttccccccacaggTTGTTGTGATAATGGCCATGATTTTACAGTGGGCCAACTTGTACGGTTACGTCAGATGCAAGGTGGGCGGAAAGTCCAGCCTGAGAAGCATGGCCAAGAAATACATTGGTGTCCAGATTTTAAAACAGGTATGTCAATTTAATTCTAGGCTTATTCTTGCACATTTTATCCAACTAATTGTCacattaatcttttttttttccaccaaagGCAATGAAGAAAGGCGAGGGACAATAATTTGAGGAGGACGTCGCAACCAATCTGCAGAAGAAGACTGGATGAACACATTGTATTTACTTGATTCCAGTTTAAAAGGTGGCTGGTCCTTTCTGATGGTAAAGGGATTTTGTATGTGTCGTTTCCTCTGAATTAATTGTTTGAAAACTTCAGGAATAATTCCCCAAGGTTTTCTGTAAGTTCCACATTAACATGAAGGAGGGTGATGTTAAAATGTGCGATTCTGGATTAAGACAGTGCACAGAAATCAGGGCACTTTTGTTCTAAATATTTAAGCGTCAAATGAGTTTGACTTGaagttttgtctctgtttgacAGCGCAGCCTGTCGGGCAGCATCTATGAGTGTGAAAGGGATATTTTGGGAACACAGATAATTTTGTATGTGGCTGCTAATCAAACATAGGATGTGGATATTAATACTGatgtagtttttttcttttttaaatcaatctgTATTATAACTGACATTGCCGGGTACTGTAGGGAGAAGTGTTTTGAATTGGTTTTCGGTTTTGTACAAAAACTGTTGGTTTACTCAGGGCTTCTGTGTAAATGAGACAATGaagtttttcacatttttgaaaTGTGAGACTTATTAATGGCTCGTTTTAATTGAAGTGTATTTGAGCATCACTTAATAAGATGAAGTAGTTGTCTGCTGGTGTCGGAGATTAAGCATCAATTCAATAATAGAATCACATCTGTGTGCATCAGATAAATATGCATGATACAAATAttagtttttgttatttacttttttaattgtCATAATATGTCATgaagcatttttgtttttatgttggaCTTAAAGTTTTGGATTCAACTTGAGCTGATAAAGCAGGTGGAGGTAAATGCTGTAAAGAATTCAACCACTAGGTGGCAACAAAGCATCACTTTATTTGTATTAGCCCTGTATTTcttgaagtttattttttttcagtagAAGAAAAATCAAAGGGTGagatttatttctcattttcagaaacatgccaaaacacatcaaacatgaaaatgtacAAATCAGCACCACAACAAATGTGTGCTGGGATTTGCATCTGTCTTTGCATTTAAATTCTTTCGTTTTATTTGATCTTGCAAAAGTATATTAAAGTGGAGGATGGTCCAATATTAGTACCAGAAATCAAAATGGTTCACTGTACATGTGAACTTTACCATCACACAAGTCATGGAAATGAAATAGACACTGCCTAAAACTAAATAGAACCAGAAAAAGGTCTGGTCCAGCATGTTGGCAAGCTCCAtgtttctctcactctcctctcccttGGCTTCCCATGCTTGCAGGAAGTTTACCACCATCCTGAGCATCTTATTGGACTCCTCCGAGCCACTCAGCTGAACCACACTGATGTCGGCTTTGGCCTCTGGAAGGATTGAAGTGGCATTAGGAAAGATGGAATGTGTAACACACAGTTGCACACATTTTCTCTAGCAAACAGCAAGAGTAAAAACACTACACACATTGTAGCACAAACTTAACATATAATTGTTTCTTCCTCACCGTCATCCTCTTCGTCGtccttgtttcctgtgtttttggGGCCTGACCGCTTtggacagcagcagaaaatgaaGCCGCCATCTTTGGCCACCCGAGTCAGAACCAGGGACACCAGCATGCTCAGCACCAAAAGCACCAGGCAAACACAGAAGTGGgttcctgcagcacagacaaatgGTTAGAGAGTCGTGCATTTTGTCGTGTATCGTGAGTGTGTCTGCATTCAAGTGCGAGGGGACTGACGGATGATGGGGCTGCACTCGCTGTCTCCGGGGAGCTTGTTGTTGAGGATGCCGAGGAACATGGTGAAGCTGAGCACCAGAGTGACCTTGAATGAGTTGCGTTCGCCGCCTCCCAGTGGCAGGGCGAAGCTGACCACATCAGCCAGGAGGATCAGGATCGTGGGCAGCAGTAACGTGATGAAGGGGTTGGTGTATTTGATGCTCAGTGACACCTGAGGGAGGTGGAAGACACAATGTCATGGCTGCAGTGAGATCATAAAGAAAGAATactttttacctccgccaaggacgttaagttttcatccctgtccatttgttttttggTCGGATTCTTGCGAAATAGGACGtgtttccacattttcattgatttcgattgattcatggatcttcTATCAGACTGTAGCGGAGGTGTATTTGAAAACTGCTGATCGACTTATGGATTAACTGACTAATCTTTTCTAAAGCTGTATGATGTCACAGCTTTCTCTAAATTAAACACCTTTTCCTTTTAGTACCGCTGTTGCAGGAATCGTGTTAATCACTACCGGAAACAATTATGCTTGGCCGTTCCTCATCTTGATGAACGTACCATGATGTAATTGCGGtcgtctctctttttctgatAGTCCACCCTGTCGGTTTTCCAGTCTCCGTGGGTGCTATCAACGCTCCTCAGATGGCCCAGTTCCAGCTCTGTGCCACATCCTGAACGACACAAAGTCTTTGTTAGCATGGTTTACCCAGGTAGGAAATACAATGGCATAGTCATATAAGGTTGGAtgaattgaaataaattaataatgaaaCTGATGCAAGAAGGCGCCGGCGCCACGCGCTTTTCCCTTAGAGAAATCCTACATCTGCACAcgtttcaaactaaaagacacGCTATCATCTTCTAAAGATTAAATAGAATGTGTAAAGAGCAGAAGAGTCTTTACGAATTCACACATATTAAACACATGTTCCACATCCTCCAGATCTTTGATAAAACATCGTATTAGACTTTGTTTATGTGACGAGCTTACCGTCGACGGACCAGGCTTGGATAGCGACAGGACACTCATCAGCAGCAAAGGGGTAGTTGAACAGATTGACCTCACAGTTCACCTCAGCGTTGATGATCACAGTGTGCTTCACGGTGCCGTTGCTGTACGCCAGCAGATCACGGGAGCTGTGCTCCATAGTTGTTAATATTCTATACAGACGCAAGGAGAGGACAGGAACGCGTCAGATGAACTCATCCACAAATTGAACATGGTTATAAAAGGACTCACCCATTTGTCACATGGAGCTCTGGGGTCCAGATTGTATCTACCGGCAGGATCACTTCTTCATAATTGTAAATCGACGTGTCCCACGCCAACTCACGATCTCTCCATACCTGTGGTTCAAACATCTAAATGAATGGGACTGAACAtgagaaattgtatttttttattctcttgaaAGTATCTTGGAGCTTACGACAGTTGCTTGCAGACGGCTGATTAGACGGAGATTCTTTGTGTCCTGGTAAAAGAAAGACAGTAAATGAAGTTAGGAAACGGTATAACAGATTTCCTGTAGGTAAAGATATATTCCCTGCACATTCAGCGGGTTTAGATTAACATAGCATAGATAATTAAGATATTTTGCATGCTAAAGCACATCCTCATGATTTATtctaataatcaaaataatcaaGCTTGTAGTTCTGTGAGATCTTAAAGGGGACACAAGAGGAAATTCTCAGTTAGCTCCAAATGTACAACACAATACTTACAACTGACAGAGTTTGGTACTCCATTAAGGGGACACGTATCACATGGGTGCAGTTTTCATACTGTGGCTGAgaggaaatatttttatttatcaacatTTCAGCCAGACATCGGCGACTTGTGCAGCGGGATTgagcatctccacttcctgaaattggaaaagaaaagtttggaaTACAGTCAGgtatattacattttatcaaaaaaaagctttgttttATGGAAGTTAGACTTACCAGCTGTTAGTAAAACCAGCAAGAAGGTCGCCCTCGTCAGAGTCTGGGTaagaaatgttaatgtttctAAAAACATCACTGCAGGAATCAGACTTTCTGACAGCTAACTGCAGAATAACTAATTGCTGTGTGTTAGGATGTCACCATCCCTGTCTTCTCTTCCTTCAGCCTCACATCACACTTAAATAGGCCCGTCCGTGACAATCAAGCACATATTCACAACACGGAGGCACCGGACAATGCGAAGGACTCACAATAGTGTGTAAGAATACCCTTGCGTAATTAATTACACTGAGTGTTCGGCGTTTCCCTCAGTGATCCTGTGTAAACAGTCAGAACAAAAGTGGAATTgctctcactgtgtgtttacctggCCGCAGACACAGGTAGCTCCAGCTGCTTTTTGTTATCCAGGCATGGCTGTGGGGctgaagagtgagagaaagcGGCCAATAATGGAGACATGTGTTGACCTGAAAGAGCTGGGACTCCCAGTGCTGGGCGCAGGACAAAGACTTGAGGCTGGCGGGTGGTAGTGTGGTCGAGGGAAGGCCTTCTCACAGAAAGGCCATTAAAACGCATTGTGTTGACAGCTGTCTGGATTATGAATGCAgctgtttttttcacatgttttttctgcCATTTGCACAAACCATTTTGCATGCTATGTCACGTAATACCAAGAAGAATCTACCCACAACCTCAACTACACCTCCACAATATGAAGTCCATATATTCTGTGGGTGGTGTGTGTCATGTGCTATGATGGAGAAATGTAATCTACCCACTTCTCTTACGAACGCCTGTGTCTGTATGCGGAACCCacatctcgagaaccgttcatctaaTTAgcctcacacttggcatgtgtattcttaaagggatagttcacccaaaaatttaaattcactcattatctactcacgactatgacgatggaggggtgggtgaagtgtttgagtccacttTTGGAGTGAGTCCAGGGGTTGCAGCCGGTGTGATTTGGACGCATGgaatgttcaatattaataaaagtagaaaaaacaagcaaataggctctgtagcagtcagttgggggggggggcctgagTTGAACacgtcttcttctacgtcctgtCGGCAACTGGCTCAAAATTGccgccagatcattttgaaaaTTGAACATATCGTGCTGACGCAGACAATCACGACTATCGCAGgtgtcatggcagcaacatttatagcatcacttcctctttagcaatttgtctacatagtaaaagcacaatgttgttTAGTTGCTTTATATAACGAGCTgaattacaaagcttttattttgaagccgACAgtagtaaatcattcaaacttatatatatatatatgccacGAAATAATAAAGccaattcagtttcatttgatgaaaaacattgactattaAATCATAATTGtcgataaaccaggtaggatgaacacaaaattTGCTAACTTCACTTTGCAGCtttgcacacaacgtccagcacacaacaataaacaagtgacagtatattgtagaactgtttgaggaggactcactaatgaaaCTAGGAATAATTCTGATGCT
This window harbors:
- the LOC118123924 gene encoding proton channel OTOP2, whose protein sequence is MCLNTGHPCNCLTDGNPCEPCRMTAKDRETEEAHLSNNINVESQAGSTCEPDLNIPSSVVGREKGQNWGWMLSGIICLNVLILGCALASGSAHNDVNIKTTDLQMYLIVLLLLTSLWMIYYTIFTSRKENAVVYQDAHAGPVWLRGGLVLFGLLSIIMDIFKIASYVGYLHCDSAVKVAFPVVQLVFILVQTYFLWIHAKDCVQLQSNITRCGLMLTLSTNLVVWMTAVTEESLHQTTVPDYPENITKLSKRSEYIVKASYGDSECKCSHTSCSIFKEAYYYLYPFNIEYSLFASAMAYVMWKNVSRVADEHGHHKIKFSLKDIFLGPVTGVLLVVAGLATFITYEMEMQKESSDDDDNEKAVMMHFVMNIVIVSLMSISTVIGCAIHKVDHREHVSEKNPTRSLDVGLLVGASLGQFIISYYTIVAMVATEAKGYLNRLNLAWAILMVIQLGLQNFFIIEGLHREPFHEVQTVTVVLNPYVLQPGKELSSLEESDMEKKPNPASTEHGLHGLHGHAAEHRPKLSWKRRVLKEVCVFLLLGNVILWIMPAFGARPQFDHDTETEFYNFNMWAAVVNVGLPFGIFYRMHSVASLFEVFMTS
- the LOC118123927 gene encoding Golgi apparatus membrane protein TVP23 homolog B codes for the protein MQRQDSQEAPLFGEDYDHNSPRKSRIKHPLASFFHLFFRTSAILIYLLCDVISSRFIVSMVAIILLLSCDFWTVKNVSGRLLVGLRWWNQVDKDGGSHWVFESRKPTHGVNTTSSADSRIFWLGLIVFPILWFILVFSAIFSFKIKWLVVVIMAMILQWANLYGYVRCKVGGKSSLRSMAKKYIGVQILKQAMKKGEGQ
- the LOC118123926 gene encoding 5-hydroxytryptamine receptor 3A, whose translation is MFLETLTFLTQTLTRATFLLVLLTAGSGDAQSRCTSRRCLAEMLINKNISSQPQYENCTHVIRVPLMEYQTLSVDTKNLRLISRLQATVVWRDRELAWDTSIYNYEEVILPVDTIWTPELHVTNGILTTMEHSSRDLLAYSNGTVKHTVIINAEVNCEVNLFNYPFAADECPVAIQAWSVDGCGTELELGHLRSVDSTHGDWKTDRVDYQKKRDDRNYIMVSLSIKYTNPFITLLLPTILILLADVVSFALPLGGGERNSFKVTLVLSFTMFLGILNNKLPGDSECSPIIRTHFCVCLVLLVLSMLVSLVLTRVAKDGGFIFCCCPKRSGPKNTGNKDDEEDDEAKADISVVQLSGSEESNKMLRMVVNFLQAWEAKGEESERNMELANMLDQTFFWFYLVLGSVYFISMTCVMVKFTCTVNHFDFWY